The Kluyveromyces lactis strain NRRL Y-1140 chromosome D complete sequence genome has a window encoding:
- a CDS encoding uncharacterized protein (conserved hypothetical protein) — MSSDVVYRSTFSSASHELKMPCHLSTLLECFLEGTFNCQVL, encoded by the coding sequence ATGTCTTCTGATGTTGTTTATAGAAGCACATTTTCAAGTGCTAGTCATGAACTCAAAATGCCTTGTCACCTTTCAACCCTTCTGGAGTGCTTCTTAGAAGGAACCTTCAACTGCCAAGTGCTATAA
- the ERG9 gene encoding bifunctional farnesyl-diphosphate farnesyltransferase/squalene synthase (similar to uniprot|P29704 Saccharomyces cerevisiae YHR190W ERG9 Farnesyl-diphosphate farnesyl transferase (squalene synthase) joins two farnesyl pyrophosphate moieties to form squalene in the sterol biosynthesis pathway), producing MGKVAELLSHPLELKAALKLKFLRKPLFPDVVIEESADLTRCHELLKLTSRSFAAVIMELHPELRNAVMLFYLVLRALDTVEDDMTIDPKIKIPVLREFDSKLDLPSWYFDGNGPNEKDRAVLVDFPCILNELHKLKPEYQRVIKEITGKMGNGMADYILDENFNLNGLQTVADYDLYCHYVAGLVGDGLTQMLVLAGFGSNDLYDENVHLYEDMGLFLQKTNIIRDYAEDLADGRSFWPKEIWSLYAEKLSDFAKPENTQQGLYCINHLVLNAMTHIESVLHYLASIHEQSSFQFCAIPQVMAIATLSLVFANPKVMHENVKIRKGTTCYLILKSRTLRGCVEIFQYYLRDIKKRLTVEDPSYLKLNIQISKIEQYIESMYQEQLPLGVKPQETLIYKKVLDRTEYDSKVAVIEEDEEFKFNLGFTMFLTFIAAVYFYSK from the coding sequence ATGGGGAAAGTTGCTGAATTACTTTCGCATCCACTTGAATTGAAAGCAGCCttaaaattgaagtttttgAGAAAGCCATTATTTCCAGATGTCGTGATTGAAGAATCTGCCGATCTTACGAGATGCCACGAGCTTTTGAAGTTGACTTCCAGGTCTTTTGCTGCAGTGATTATGGAACTTCATCCTGAATTGCGTAATGCCGTCATGCTTTTTTATTTGGTTTTGAGGGCTTTGGATACTGTGGAAGATGATATGACTATCGAtccaaagatcaaaatcCCAGTATTGCGTGAATTTGACTCTAAGTTAGATCTACCATCATGGTACTTTGACGGTAATGGCCCTAATGAAAAGGATCGTGCTGTATTGGTCGATTTCCCATGTATTTTGAACGAATTGCACAAATTGAAACCAGAATACCAAAGAGTGATTAAGGAAATTACGGGCAAGATGGGTAACGGTATGGCTGATTACATCTTGGATGAGAATTTCAATCTGAATGGACTACAAACTGTTGCGGATTACGATCTATATTGTCATTACGTTGCAGGTCTTGTGGGAGATGGGTTGACACAAATGTTAGTTTTGGCTGGTTTTGGCTCCAATGATTTATATGATGAAAACGTTCATCTATATGAAGATATGGGACTCTTTTTGCAAAAGACAAATATTATCAGAGATTACGCCGAAGACCTTGCTGATGGTCGTTCGTTCTGGCCAAAGGAAATATGGTCGTTATACGCCGAGAAACTTTCCGACTTTGCTAAGCCAGAAAACACCCAACAAGGGCTATATTGTATCAACCACCTCGTTTTGAATGCTATGACCCATATCGAAAGTGTACTACACTATTTGGCTTCTATTCATGAACAgtcttctttccaattttgTGCCATTCCTCAGGTAATGGCCATTGCAACTCTTTCTCTGGTGTTTGCAAACCCTAAAGTCATGCATGAGAATGTTAAGATCAGAAAGGGGACTACATGCTATCTAATTCTTAAATCAAGGACACTAAGGGGTTGCGTAGAGATTTTCCAATATTACCTCCGTGATATTAAAAAGCGACTAACAGTGGAAGACCCAAGCTATCTAAAGCTAAACATCCAAATCTCAAAGATTGAGCAATATATCGAGTCCATGTACCAGGAACAATTGCCATTGGGTGTGAAACCACAAGAAACTTTGATTTACAAAAAAGTGTTGGATAGAACTGAATATGACTCGAAGGTTGCAgtcattgaagaagatgaagagttTAAATTCAATCTCGGTTTTACAATGTTCCTCACTTTTATCGCCGCTGTCTATTTCTACTCCAAATAA
- the RTP1 gene encoding Rtp1p (similar to uniprot|Q12751 Saccharomyces cerevisiae YMR185W Protein required for cell viability) yields the protein MSNKLTEVLSRKLDFVSDTPIDAFFQELDEFLKPIKHNDDIGDIYESLNLSNKELIEKLAKFLTRLCSLVAEKQQENADIIPISLHDMKDFDTLINLLVIHGITANLPIDIGIPIEQRRLDVFKEENKLYKVPNGKIADVETLKVALLAFESIFLHTPENNYVRKIILKGGPGYSDTMIGYMALMCTTGNAAFEEKLRKMETIKDTYSLFEIYSLLLSTIKNDKAKAWPLNRLSLLVIERSDGLISLIDFVIGLREDVQVDTSKFERVNQIVTSKPRSISSVEYFDKLFVQIYEGLTHIDKPILVSCLNGLVTAFYLKNKRIVKDFLFSKIYGILYNLDSKDISVKELNDMINVLISLERTPYVEVINEMILGHNNGQSFYLNLWIYSMFLKNHQKIAPDGAKDHYYNIILGLIKTYMVITEGYKYLHVILLNMVNYDHDSWEYKIDLETHLAYITVKEQRISEDLGIGKLSVEEETTKRFQKLFMDIDPAVELFIELLARIDDQQVNKSIFSAVINNWLMQEPRNSSESNQSLNFVNDERNNSFADSLQSMIFLKVLEKMNEVFKSNMLAEPADLLVIILQILDFTRDSKEISVEPDSDDEDEDDAANLTNFTENNDGDMIINDNTLEVALKLINSIIPTFHSAYSPKEKELLSSIQKKIEPFVSRDDCKELYDQISDVLLLPTSQAEANSSNEQDKALLKKALTNVNDPLVPIRAHGLLQLRQLIEKKSPLIDVKKVFAIHITQLHDQDAFIYLNVIRGLGVLVQFAPNETLDLLLQFYRACRNKNSVDDILKVGEVFIHYVSVQGKSFSGPKAAKLIEVCLENIRAKDQLDNRIRMSSMSILGQCLESNALGIRGLIADILDCAFGILTFETGNDTDDINIKKNSAIMRRSAVHVVYDLMLNSGLNLFPENYPPEKIKSTLEYVATQDDDYLVCEQIKTVSNHLEALLQEKVIGGLAN from the coding sequence ATGTCAAATAAATTGACAGAAGTATTATCTAGGAAGCTTGATTTCGTAAGCGATACTCCAATTGATGCATTCTTTCAAGAGTTAGATGAATTCCTTAAACCTATAAAACATAATGACGATATTGGTGATATCTACGAATCATTAAACTTAAGCAACAAGGAACTTATAGAAAAATTAGCGAAGTTCTTGACTAGATTATGTAGTCTAGTCGCAgaaaaacaacaagaaaatgcGGACATAATACCGATCTCATTACATGATATGAAGGATTTTGATACCCTAATCAATTTATTGGTAATTCATGGGATCACTGCAAATCTACCAATTGATATTGGGATACCCATAGAACAAAGGAGACTTGATgtattcaaagaagaaaataaactGTACAAAGTTCCAAATGGAAAGATCGCAGATGTTGAGACATTGAAGGTTGCCCTATTGGCTTTTGAATCGATATTTTTACACACTCCAGAAAACAATTATGTTAGAAAGATAATTTTGAAAGGCGGACCCGGATATTCCGATACAATGATTGGGTATATGGCTTTAATGTGTACCACGGGAAATGCTgcttttgaagaaaaattaagaaaaatggaaacCATCAAGGATACGTATTCCTTATTCGAGATATATTCATTACTTCTTTCAACGATAAAAAACGACAAAGCTAAGGCTTGGCCTCTTAATAGATTAAGTTTACTTGTAATAGAACGGAGTGAtggtttgatttctttaataGATTTTGTGATTGGTCTAAGAGAGGATGTTCAAGTTGATACCTCAAAGTTCGAAAGAGTTAATCAAATTGTAACATCAAAACCAAGGTCAATATCCAGTGTGGAGTACTTCGACAAATTATTCGTACAAATATATGAAGGTTTAACTCATATCGATAAACCAATATTGGTAAGTTGCTTGAATGGGTTAGTAACCGCTTTTTACCTAAAGAATAAACGTATTGTCAAAGATTTCCTTTTCAGTAAAATTTACGGGATATTATACAACCTGgattcaaaagatataTCAGTGAAAGAGCTCAACGATATGATAAATGTtctcatttctttggaaCGTACTCCTTATGTTGAAGTCATTAATGAGATGATACTAGGACATAATAATGGTCAGagtttttatttgaatttatGGATATATTCTatgtttttgaagaaccATCAAAAAATCGCACCAGATGGTGCGAAAGATCACTACTATAATATCATTCTTGGTTTGATTAAAACTTATATGGTCATAACTGAAGGCTACAAATATCTTCATGTTATCTTATTGAACATGGTAAATTATGATCATGATTCGTGGGAGTACAaaattgatcttgaaacTCATTTAGCATATATCACTGTCAAGGAGCAGAGAATCTCGGAAGATCTTGGGATTGGGAAGCTCAGTGTGGAGGAAGAAACAACTAAACgatttcaaaaacttttCATGGATATTGATCCGGCAGTTGAACTGTTTATTGAACTTTTGGCTAGAATCGACGACCAGCAGGTTAACAAATCGATATTCTCCGCAGTGATCAATAACTGGCTTATGCAAGAGCCAAGAAATTCATCTGAATCTAACCAATCACTAAATTTTGTGAATGATGAGAGAAATAATTCTTTTGCTGACAGTTTGCAATcgatgatatttttgaaggttttggaaaagatgaacgaagtcttcaaatcaaacaTGTTGGCTGAACCTGCAGATTTATTAGTTATTATTTTGCAAATATTAGACTTTACTCGCGATTCTAAAGAAATTTCAGTTGAACCTGACtcagatgatgaggatgaagatgacgcTGCCAATTTGACTAATTTTACGGAGAATAATGACGGAGACATGATTATTAATGATAATACACTTGAAGTAGCGCTAAAACtaatcaattcaattaTTCCAACATTTCATTCTGCATATAgtccaaaagaaaaagaattattgtcatcaatccaaaaaaaaattgaaccCTTTGTCAGTAGGGATGATTGCAAAGAACTCTATGATCAGATTTCAGATGTTTTATTGTTGCCAACCTCTCAAGCCGAAGCAAACAGTTCCAATGAACAAGATAAAGcacttttgaagaaggcaTTGACAAATGTCAACGATCCTCTAGTTCCTATTCGAGCACATGGTTTGCTTCAACTAAGACAGCtaattgaaaagaaatctcCTCTCATTGATGTAAAAAAAGTATTCGCAATACATATTACCCAACTTCATGATCAAGATGCTTTCATTTATTTGAATGTTATAAGAGGTTTGGGAGTTCTTGTGCAATTTGCACCCAATGAAACTTTGGATCTACTCTTGCAATTTTATCGTGCTTGTAGAAATAAAAACAGCGTAGATGACATCTTAAAGGTTGGTGAGGTATTTATTCATTATGTGTCAGTTCAAGGTAAATCATTTTCAGGTCCTAAGGCTGCAAAATTGATTGAAGTATGTTTGGAGAACATACGGGCAAAAGATCAACTTGATAACAGGATAAGAATGTCCTCGATGTCAATATTGGGGCAGTGCCTTGAATCTAATGCTTTGGGAATTCGAGGTTTGATTGCTGATATTCTTGACTGTGCATTTGGGATATTAACATTTGAAACGGGTAATGATACagatgatatcaatataaagaaaaactcTGCAATCATGCGCAGAAGCGCAGTTCATGTGGTTTATGATCTCATGTTAAATTCTGGTCTTAACCTATTCCCAGAAAATTATCCCCCTGAAAAGATTAAGAGCACATTAGAGTACGTTGCAACACAGGACGATGATTACCTTGTTTGCGAACAGATAAAAACTGTTTCAAACCACCTAGAAGCCCTTCTGCAGGAGAAGGTAATAGGAGGTTTGGCAAATTAA
- the YAR1 gene encoding Yar1p (similar to uniprot|P46683 Saccharomyces cerevisiae YPL239W YAR1) — MSLHTGPLDQEDQEAIIVDARAGDLESLKDIFTTLIDPSALIECTDELSKSSALHMAAANGHFEVVKYLLSIFPKDKLKEWVNKQNETGNTALHWASLNGKLDIVQLLCEEYEADPFIRNNFDHDAIYEAENNGQEEIETYYLKKFDVEPESTENEEETSSEKEGEQASQPASIDNVQFREGTEIEQVTKEATEALREQTEKLQLE, encoded by the coding sequence ATGAGTCTACATACAGGACCTTtagatcaagaagatcaagaagcTATCATCGTTGATGCAAGAGCTGGAGATTTGGAGTCTCTTAAGGATATTTTTACCACTTTGATAGATCCAAGTGCACTCATTGAATGTACAGATGAATTGTCTAAGTCATCTGCCTTGCATATGGCAGCCGCCAACGGTCATTTCGAGGTGGTAAAATATCTACTAAGCATTTTCCCAAAGGATAAACTAAAGGAATGGGTCAACAAGCAAAACGAAACAGGTAACACTGCATTGCACTGGGCTTCGTTGAATGGTAAATTGGATATAGTACAGCTTCTTTGTGAAGAGTATGAGGCTGATCCATTCATCAGGAATAATTTCGACCATGATGCCATCTACGAAGCTGAAAACAACGGACAAGAAGAGATAGAAACATATTACTTGAAGAAGTTCGACGTGGAACCCGAATCGACCGAAAATGAGGAAGAAACTTCATCGGAAAAGGAAGGAGAACAAGCCTCACAGCCCGCATCTATCGACAACGTCCAATTTAGAGAAGGTACAGAGATTGAACAAGTGACCAAAGAAGCTACAGAAGCTCTAAGAGAGCAAACTGAAAAGCTTCAACTAGAATAA
- the SUI3 gene encoding translation initiation factor eIF2 subunit beta (similar to uniprot|P09064 Saccharomyces cerevisiae YPL237W SUI3 Beta subunit of the translation initiation factor eIF2 involved in the identification of the start codon), with translation MTDVAADLGFDPTMKKKKSKKVVPEELIAASTEGTDDLFAGLKKKKKKSKEGEETTEKQVDDISDALGELKLKKKKKKAAAAESSVDDFEKQLEQAGISVDDIAKEATPTEIDSSIQQDVGLPYQDLLSRFFKILNTNNPELAGDRSGPKFKIPPPICQRDGKKTIFANIQEISEKLQRSPEHVIQYLFAELGTSGSVDGQKRLVIKGKFLPKQMENLLRRYILEYVTCKTCKSINTVLKKEQSNRLFFLVCKSCGSTRSVSSIKTGFQATVGKRKRM, from the coding sequence ATGACTGATGTTGCGGCCGACTTAGGATTCGATCcaacgatgaagaagaagaagagcaagaaGGTAGTTCCGGAAGAACTGATTGCTGCTTCCACCGAGGGAACAGATGATCTTTTTGCtggtttgaagaagaagaagaagaagagcaagGAAGGTGAAGAAACCACTGAGAAGCAAGTGGACGACATTTCAGATGCTCTAGGCgaattgaagttgaagaaaaagaagaagaaggctgCTGCTGCCGAGAGCAGTGTGGATGACTTTGAGAAGCAATTAGAACAAGCAGGTATTTCAGTCGATGATATTGCCAAGGAGGCCACTCCAACTGAAATCGATTCTAGCATTCAACAAGATGTTGGCCTACCATACCAAGACCTATTGTCTCGTTTCTTTAAGATTTTGAACACAAATAATCCTGAATTGGCCGGTGATAGATCAGGTCCAAAGTTCAAGATCCCTCCACCAATCTGTCAAAGAGATGGTAAGAAGACTATATTTGCGAACATCCAAGAAATTAGTGAAAAATTACAAAGATCCCCAGAACATGTAATCCAGTATCTATTTGCGGAATTGGGTACCTCAGGTTCTGTTGACGGTCAAAAGAGATTGGTCATCAAGGGTAAGTTCTTGCCAAAGCAAATGGAAAATCTATTAAGAAGGTATATTCTGGAATATGTCACCTGTAAGACTTGTAAGAGTATCAATACCgtattgaagaaggaacaaTCGAACAGAttgttcttcttggttTGTAAGAGTTGCGGTTCTACTAGATCCGTTTCCTCCATCAAGACCGGTTTCCAAGCCACCGTCGgtaagagaaagagaatgtAG
- the ADD37 gene encoding Add37p (similar to uniprot|Q755G7 Ashbya gossypii AFL144C AFL144Cp and weakly similar to YMR184W uniprot|Q03233 Saccharomyces cerevisiae YMR184W Hypothetical ORF) produces the protein MESSGMNRTRSFQNCRETEIPGYNDCPSFIYPGAASIAPKRIVSQSVDTSGNTRMATVPPPSMKRKVSEKLRSTESLDTSIVALSKQELSDKYQWITSLPSNLQDKEFSFYKTKVDKVLENVLENEGTRYALSEIFANLNDSKRVTDLITKWMLSDMSVNSWCPSFRKLIENAQI, from the coding sequence ATGGAGTCATCCGGAATGAATCGAACTAGGAGTTTCCAGAACTGTAGGGAGACAGAAATTCCAGGGTACAATGATTGTCCTAGTTTCATTTATCCGGGCGCTGCCAGTATAGCACCAAAGAGAATTGTGTCCCAAAGTGTGGACACCTCAGGGAATACAAGGATGGCAACAGTACCACCTCCAAGTATGAAGCGTAAAGTTAGTGAAAAACTAAGAAGTACAGAAAGTCTCGACACTTCCATCGTAGCGTTGAGCAAACAGGAATTGTCTGATAAATATCAATGGATCACATCGTTACCGAGTAACTTACAAGATAAGgaattttccttttataAAACTAAGGTGGATAAGGTTCTAGAAAATGTATTGGAAAACGAGGGCACAAGATATGCGTTGAGTGAAATATTCGCCAACTTGAACGATTCAAAACGGGTTACAGATTTAATTACAAAATGGATGCTGTCGGATATGTCGGTGAATTCGTGGTGTCCTTCTTTCCGTAAATTGATCGAAAATGCACAGATATGA
- a CDS encoding uncharacterized protein (conserved hypothetical protein): MFGTERLLRNQTNGEGESRQFAAVTMNDNVTRYAKIQSNLSRYEDWESRQNSKMDQTIQDINEIFESMNYKVSKKIYNGKKKSNQPKLIPGCKCSNTPVQRNECKRLQLWKLANIFDFGQINGKQQHIECTTEARCRSSSLSTGMSMGNADEKWYNYLPEAVCNKLQSVDSITSNTSSLREAKSDTATNAYQNLLGVPPPQIIEPSLRTTRSASSGLRHNKQIQLLLHDLISGDICDT; this comes from the coding sequence ATGTTTGGTACTGAAAGATTGTTAAGGAATCAGACCAACGGCGAAGGTGAGAGCAGACAATTTGCAGCTGTTACAATGAATGATAATGTTACCAGGTACGCCAAGATACAATCTAACCTTAGTCGGTATGAGGATTGGGAATCTAGACAGAATAGTAAGATGGATCAAACCATCCAAGACATCAAcgaaatatttgaatcaatGAATTATAAAGTGAGTAAAAAGATCTATAATggcaaaaagaaatcaaaccaaCCGAAGCTGATACCGGGATGTAAATGCTCTAACACTCCAGTTCAGAGAAACGAGTGCAAGAGACTTCAGCTGTGGAAGCTGGCTAATATATTCGATTTCGGACAAATAAACGGTAAACAGCAACATATTGAATGCACCACGGAAGCAAGGTGTCGgtcttcatctttatcgACAGGTATGTCAATGGGAAACGCCGATGAAAAATGGTATAATTATCTGCCTGAGGCCGTCTGCAATAAGTTACAGAGTGTTGATAGCATTACTTCAAACACATCATCATTAAGGGAAGCCAAATCAGATACTGCGACTAATGCTTATCAAAATCTATTAGGGGTTCCGCCGCCTCAGATCATAGAACCGTCATTGAGAACCACTAGATCTGCATCCTCCGGGTTACGACATAACAAACAAATCCAACTTCTGCTTCATGACTTGATATCCGGTGATATCTGTGATACCTAA
- the CCZ1 gene encoding Ccz1p (weakly similar to uniprot|P38273 Saccharomyces cerevisiae YBR131W CCZ1 Protein involved in vacuolar assembly), producing the protein MSVQFIVLFRDDDDNKDDSCKLLLYHDLTAHMLSTNEKEQKIGIIKGMWRFSNEFSQSNDYCHVELDSYSMLVLEVEPSYYLALGFENTHNSQWPKYKVRLSQCYQFFAMQHGKMQDIEDKTLSGLLNEHFIPFWDEINLIPDYFLMQDINTAIDDKMFPCCQFADALNSISEVKDWQNYLKNNVLLSEENYLNIKDVCVYHLPKNNKNTKEYGFITNFDPQFKSLPTLSNWLVGIDSMYGTVSSHGLAGTMSLTETEQQIELDAEEAHHEQPPNIKTVWDNVTLPITFTMDALKDIGQLTGVSNSLSLFTNMKPSWNLWSSSSENGAGSAKLDDKDEYSWLISPLNPSFLPKVYQMRKFYLQFDDWSQYNILFWKFKDVIVAVIVDPSFKKISEESFLMKLQEELWNGISLFYENTGFEKRQCSFDYTILFKEEGKYYSSIPRWKNGLDESDTALKLVIKGLDETLQFLTNNANRKSSVATVTEVGHDMSLTDHPIPSDPSKGEDGTEKTDKSESSIFSKLNESQLVELNKELMVILGTRSLTVWYKDANTKERMLKLNNGLMVYLLENNRKLVLIIKNWFIDSQQKTKSKRSTDMIESLGKDVSTWWNRIKDHEPL; encoded by the coding sequence ATGAGTGTTCAGTTCATAGTCTTGTTTAGGGACGATGATGACAATAAAGATGATTCATGTAAGCTTTTGTTGTATCATGATTTAACAGCGCATATGTTATCTACCAATGAAAAGGAGCAGAAGATTGGAATTATCAAGGGCATGTGGCGTTTCAGTAATGAATTTAGCCAAAGCAATGATTATTGTCATGTTGAGCTAGATTCTTATAGTATGCTTGTGCTAGAGGTTGAGCCTTCGTATTATCTTGCGcttggatttgaaaataCGCATAACAGTCAATGGCCAAAATATAAGGTACGATTGAGTCAGTGTTACCAGTTCTTCGCGATGCAACATGGTAAGATGCAAGATATTGAGGATAAAACTTTGAGTGGGTTATTAAATGAGCATTTTATTCCATTTTGGGATGAGATCAATTTGATCCCTGATTATTTCCTGATGCAGGACATCAACACTGCCATCGATGATAAAATGTTCCCTTGTTGTCAATTTGCAGACGCCTTGAACTCTATCAGCGAAGTTAAAGATTGGCAGAATTACCTCAAGAACAATGTCTTATTGTCGGAGGAGAACtatttgaatataaaaGATGTTTGTGTATATCATCTACCgaaaaacaacaagaaTACTAAAGAGTACGGTTTTATTACGAATTTTGATCCGCAATTCAAAAGCTTGCCAACGCTATCTAACTGGCTAGTTGGCATAGATTCGATGTATGGTACAGTTTCCTCGCATGGATTGGCTGGGACAATGTCATTGACGGAAACAGAACAACAGATTGAATTGGACGCAGAAGAAGCTCATCATGAACAGCCTCCAAATATCAAGACTGTATGGGACAATGTTACTTTGCCAATCACTTTCACTATGGACGCTCTTAAAGATATTGGACAATTAACAGgagtttcaaattctctttctttgttcacGAATATGAAACCAAGTTGGAATCTCTGGTCTTCTAGTTCAGAAAATGGCGCCGGCTCGGCAAAATTAGACGATAAGGATGAATACAGTTGGCTTATATCCCCGTTGAACCCCTCCTTTCTTCCGAAAGTTTATCAAATGAGAAAGTTCTACCTCCAGTTTGATGATTGGAGCCAGTATAACATTCTATTTTGGAAGTTCAAAGATGTTATAGTTGCTGTAATAGTAGATCCCAGCTTCAAGAAGATAAGTGAAGAAAGctttttgatgaaattaCAGGAAGAATTGTGGAATGGTATATCGCTATTCTACGAAAACACAGGATTCGAAAAGAGACAGTGTTCTTTCGATTATACCattttattcaaagaagaaggcaAATATTACAGTTCTATACCGCGCTGGAAAAATGGCCTTGACGAAAGTGACACTGCTCTAAAGTTAGTAATCAAAGGGCTTGATGAAACACTACAGTTTCTTACAAACAATGCCAATCGAAAAAGCTCCGTCGCCACTGTTACAGAAGTCGGGCATGACATGTCGTTAACTGACCACCCAATACCATCTGATCCTTCCAAAGGTGAAGATGGTACTGAAAAGACTGATAAAAGCGAGAGTTCGATTTTCAGCAAGTTGAACGAGTCGCAGTTGGtggaattgaataaagagCTTATGGTAATTTTAGGAACTCGAAGCCTTACCGTTTGGTACAAAGACGCCAATACGAAGGAAAGAATGCTGAAACTAAATAATGGCTTGATGGTATATCTATTAGAAAATAATAGGAAATTGGTACTTATCATTAAAAATTGGTTCATAGATTCGCAGCAAAAGAcaaaatccaaaagaaGCACTGATATGATAGAAAGTCTTGGAAAAGATGTGAGCACATGGTGGAACAGAATCAAAGACCATGAACCTTTGtag